A region of the Kribbella sp. NBC_01245 genome:
CGACGCAGGCCCACCAGGTCGCGGGAGCCATCACCGGATGGCGGGACACGAACCGCCATCCGTCGGCGATCATGGCCCGCATACTCGTACGCGCTTCGCCAGAGTCCACCGGATTGCGTTCAGGGAGCCGCCGAAGCAGCACGGCGGACGCGACGTACGACACGGCGTCGACGAACAACGCCGGCACCGCGCCCATCAGCTGGACGAGCAAACCGCCCAGGGACGGTCCACCCAGCTGTGTCACCGCGTGGGTGCCCGACATCAGGCTGTTGCGTGCGTTGAGCTCGTCCTTCGGAACCACCGAAACCATGAACGTCGAACTGGCGGCGAAGAACAGGACCTCGGCGAAGTTGATGACCAGGGCGGTCGCGACGAGTTGACCGATGGAGAGGTAGCCGAGCCACCACACGACGGGAACCGACGCGATCGCGAGGGCCCGGACGAGGTCGCAGGCGATCTGCGTACGACGGAGGGGGAGCCGCTGGGTGATGACCCCGGCGGGCAGGCCGATCAGGGCCCAGGCGAGGTACGACGCGGCCGCGACCAGGCCGAGCTGGAACGGCGTCGCGTCGAGCACCGTGACCGCGGTCAGCGGCAGCGCGACGGCGGTCACCGCCGTGCCCGTGCTGCTGAGCGTGCTCGCGCCCCAGTAGTTCCAGAACGCCCCGGCGTCGCGCCTCATCCTGCCCCCTGTCTGAGTGGGTTCCGAATTGGAACCCTATGCGATGATGGCGGTCGACGCCACGCCGATTCCCAGGAGCTGACTCCGTGCGCCACGAGGATCTTGCCGAGACCGACTGCGGTATCGCGCAGGCACTGGGCGTGGTCGGCGATTGGCAGACGTTGCTGGTGGTCCGGGAAACCGCCGCTGGGGTGACCCGGTTCGACGCCCTGCAACGCGAGCTCGGTATCAGCCGACGCGCGCTCGCGGAGAAGCTGGCCCGCCTGGTGGAGCAGGGGATTCTGCAGCGGCGCGCGTACTCAGATCGGCCGCCGCGATACGACTACGTCTTGACGTCGATGGGTGAAGGACTGCTGCCGGTGCTGCTCGCGCTGCAGGACTTCGGCACGCGGTATGTGATGGGCGACGGTTCGGCCAGCGCCGCACCGGCGAGCCTCGAGGTTCAGCGCCTCGAGCGACTTGTCGGCACCCGGCTGCCGTCTCTGGAACTGGTTGGTCACGATGGGGGACCCGTGGTGCTGCCAGGCGACCGGCCGACGGTGTTGTTCTTCTTCCCGGCGGCTTGGCCGCCACACGCGAACGGCTATCCGCCAGGATGGGGCGATATCCCGGGCGCTCGCGGCTGTACGTTGGAGTGCCTGTCCTTCGCCAAGGCCCACGACGAATTCGTGGCCGCAGGCGCTCAGGTGATCGGTGTGAGCAGCCAGCGGCCCGACCAACAGGCGGCCTTCGCAGCTCACGCGAAGCTGCCCTACCTGCTCGCCTCGGACCAAGACGGCCGCGCGGCAACCGCGTTGAGGTTGCCGGTGTTCCGTGCCAGCGGCGGCGAATGGCTCAAGCGCGTCACGATCCTCATCGACCACGATGGCGTCGTACGGCACGTGCAAGCCCCGATCACCGACCCGCAGGGTGCAGTCCAGGAGATGCTCGCAGTCGTGAGCACTGGCAGCCGCTGAGGTCTCCGCTATCGACCGGTGGTGGCGAGGCTTTGGGGGAGTGTGTTGCGGGCGCCGGCTGTGATGCCGTGGGGGCTCGCGGTGTTGATGTGTCTTGCGCGATCACCCATGCGAGGGCCAACTGACTGGTGCTGGCTCCTTTCGCTTCGGCAAGCCGTCGCAAGGTCTGTACGACGCGAACGTTGTGGGCGATGTTGGCGGGGGAGAACCACGGCAGTGTCAGTCGTACGTCGTCGCGTGCGAGGTCGTCGACGCTGGTGATCTCGCCGCTGAGGAATCCGCGGCCGAGCGGGGAGTACGGTACGAACCCGATGCCCAGCTCACGGCACGTGTCGAGTACGCCATTGGTCTCCGGGTCGCGGGCGAACAGCGAGTACTCCGACTGCACCGCAGCGAGCGGATGTACGGCGTGGGCTCGGCGGATGGTCGCGGCCGACGCCTCGCAGATGCCGACATGGCGAACCTTGCCTTCGGCAACGACCGCCCGCGTCCGGGTTGGGCGAGGCGCACCGGCATGCCGATGAGCGGAGGGTTCGTAGCGGCTAATCGGCCGCGACCTGGACGGCGCTCAGGAGGCTCGACAGGCTGGCCGGGTGGGCCATCGTCAAGTCTGCGAGATCGCTGGGCCGGACCCAGCGAAGATCGTCGTGCTCCTCGGGTGCGGCGTTGACAGGTTCTCCGTCCCAGCGCGTGACGAGGAACGCGTGCATGTCGAGGGTGGGGTCACTGACCGTCATCGGGATGGGTACGGGGTCGTGGACGTGGACACCGAGTTCTTCGAGGCATTCCCGACTGACGGCTTGATGAGGCAACTCGCCCGACTCGACATGCCCGCCGACGAGGTCCCAGCAGTCGGGATACCACCGACGCGATGGGTGGCGATGCACCAGGAGCACGAGACCGTCGCGCACAAGTACAGCGACTGAGATCGGAATCTTGGCGACCATGCTTGCACCCTAGGCGCGAACGCACTCTCATCCCGCGTTGGACGAGCGGCGTACAGCGACGTCACATTGGCGCGGCGCGACGGGTTCACTCATCTGTTTCGACTCGTCGACGCCCATTCCCCAGAAGCGCGATGCAGCCCGGCTGGCATCCTGGTGCACGTCTCCGGCCTCATGCAGGATCGACCGTTTTCACCATGACGCAGTTCTTCAGCCCTTTGGGCCGGTCGTAGGTGAAGCCGAGCCGCTCGTAGAGCCGACGGGTGCCGTTGTAGAGGAACGACGATGACATCTTCTTGATCTGGTCGGTCAGGTCGTGGGGATAGCTCTCGACCCGCCCGCCGCCGGCCTGGGCAATCAGGTCGAGCGCACCAGTGATCGCCAGCTCCGTCACGCCCCGTCGCCGGTGGCGCTTGTCGACGAAGACGCAGGTGATTCGGTAGTCGGGATCCGCGGTCTTGGTGGCGTCGTACCCCTTACGGTGGTGGAGGGTGGGCAACTCGGCCGGGGTGCCGTATTCAGCCCACGCGATGGCCTCGTCGCCGTCCATCACGAGTGCGGCGTGTGCCTTGCCTTGCTCGACGTAGGCCTTCTTCAGAGCTCGGTTGGCCTCCGCGCCCTGGCCGCGCTCGGGCCCGTCAGGGTGAAACCAGATGCACCAGCAGCCCCCGAAGATGCCGTTGTGCCGCTGCACTAGCGCGTCGAAGGCCGGCCACGTCTCGGGGCTGAGAGGCGCAATCGTGTACGACGACTCGGTAGCCATGCCCACCTCATCCCGTTGGGCCCGCAGGGACACATCGATCGTGGCCTTGTCGTGCTGAGATTGATACCGGAAACGATAGTGCTCATTCCGCACGACCCGTCCACCCCGAGCCGCGGAGCCGCAGCTGAGCGTGGTACGCATCTTGCGCAAACTCGCCGCTAAGGTCGACTCTCGTGAGGTCGGCACGGACGAGGTTGGCCCGGCGTGGGATCAGGAAGCGTCGGCGTAGGCGAGCTTGGTCCCGCAATGGCGACAGCGGAACAGGTAACCGGTCAGGTCACCGTCGGCTCTCATGTACTGGAGAATCTCGCTATCCCACCCGTCGGCGGCCAGGGCCTGGAGCACACTCCGCACGTTGGCCACATCCCCATAGCCCACCCGGCCGAGGTACTCAGCGGCATCCGAGCAGTGGAAGAGCCACCGCTCCTGTTGCCACCCAGCGAACCCGGGGGTGCGGTGCAGCACTTCGTCCAGCACGGCCATAGGAACGTCCGGCGGCGCCCCGTCGACCGTCGTGAAGTCGGCATCAAACTCTCGAGCCGCGCCGCCGTCAGCTATGCACCACGGGCAGATGACTTCGATTTCGTCCACCGCGTAGATAGGCCCGGAGTACATGAGACCGCGAGCTTGGCCACATCGTTCGCATGTGTCCGAGGGGCCGCCCGCTTCTCGGTCAGCGTGCGACGGAGCCGGCCCTTCCGTGAGCGCCGTTCGGCGGGCCACCATGTACTGACAATGGGTCCGAGGGGCGTCGCTGCGACCGTAGACTCTCAAGGTGGCCACTGAGCCTGGTGTCAACGTGGGCGTCGCGATTTACGATGCCCTCGCGGCGTTCCAGAGCGGACAGGTCCAGGCGGGGATCGACGAGCTGTCCGCCGCGCTGCGCGGCTTCACCGATGCCGGCAGCGTCCGGCAGGCGGCGGTCGCGTGTGCCCGCCTCGGCTGGGCCTTCGAGACGTACGTCGGCAACCGCACCGCCGCCAGGGTCTGGTTCCGTCGGGCCGCCCGCCTGCTGCGCGACGAACCGGACTGCCTCGAGCAGGGCTGGGTCGCGATCGCCGGCGCGGGCTGCGACGTGGACGATCCGAGCGAGCTGCGCTCCAAGGCCGAGCTCGCGCTCGACCGGGCACGCCGCTTCGGCGACGTCAACCTCGAGGCCAAGGCCCTCGCGGACGGAGGTCTCGCCTGCGTGCAGGCGGGCGAGGTCACCGAGGGCATGTTCATGCTCGACGAGGCCATCGCGCTCTGGTGCGGCCCTGCCGACGACCGCGACGCGGCGGCCATGGGGGTGTGCTCGTTCTTCACCGCCTGCTATTTCTCGGCGGAGTTCGACCGCGCGAGCCACTGGGTGGACGACCTGCGCCGGGTCGGGTTGATCGGCCCTGCACCCGGACCCGGGGTCCTCCTCAACGGCCACTGCGCCGCCGTCCAGGCCACCGCCCTCATCGAGCTGGGCCGGTGGAGTGAGGCGGAGTCGCTCCTGGCCAGGTCCATAGCGGAGTTCGAGGCGTGCATGCCGATCCCCAGCTGGCATCCCGCGATCGCCTTGGCCGACCTGCGGATCAGGCAGGGGCTCCTGGCCGATGCGGAGGCTCTGCTCGTCGGCAAGGACGCCCATATGCAGGCCCTGCTGCCGGTGGCGCGGCTTCACCTGGCCCGCGGGGAGGTCGACCTGGCGCACGCCACTGCATCGCGTGGCCTGCGGATGGTCGGGTCTGACCGCCTACGGGGCGTCGAGCTGCTCGCCCTGGTGGCCGAGGCCGAGCTCGCGGCCGCACGCGTCGAGGCCGCGAGAGCAGCGTGCGACGAGCTGATGAAGCGGGCCCGTGGGCTGGACGTGCCTCGCCTCCGCGCGCAGGCGAGCCGCGCGCATGCCCTCCTGCTGGCCGCCTCGGGAGACCTGGCCGAGGCGATCAGCACGATGGAGCAGGCCCTGGATGCCGTGCCGAGCGGCCTGCCAGTCCTCCGGGTGGAGCTGCTCCTCGGCCTGGTTCGCCTTCACGAGAAGGCCGGCAACCGGGCGGCGGCCACCGTGGAGGTGGCCCGCGCCACCAGTGTCCTGGCCGGGCTCGACGTGGCACTCCCCGCCCGTGACACCGCCCTTCTGCAGCGCTTCGCGAGGACCGCGCCGCCCACGGGCACTACGGCGTTGCTGACCCGCGACGGAGCCGTCTGGAGCGTGAGCTGCGACCGGGTGAGAGTCCGGCTGCCCGCGACGAAGGGGCTGCGCTACCTGGCCGAGCTGATCCGCGCTCCGGGGGTCGAGCGCCACGTACTGGACCTCGTCGACGAGGTCGAGGGCGTCGCGGTCGACGGCCCGGACCGCCACCACCTGGGGGACGCGGGTGAGCTGCTCGATTCGGCTGCCCGCCGGGCCTACCGCCACCGGGTGGAGGAGCTGCGCACAGCCGTGGAGGAGGCACTTGCCGACGGCGCCGACGACCGGGCCGCAGGCCTGCAGCGGCAGTGTGACGTGCTCGTCGGCCAGCTCGCCTCGGCCTTCGGCCTCTCCGGCCGGAGCCGCACGGCGTCGTCGGCGGCGGAGCGCGCCCGCCTCAACGTCACCCGCTCGGTGCGCACCGCGGTCGCGCGCATCGGTGCGGAGCTGCCAGCTGCGGGCCAGGTGCTGGACCGACGGATCCGCACGGGCCTCTACTGCGCCTTCGAGCCGGCGGCCGACGACCCGGTTCGCTGGATCGTTCAGTCCTGACTGAACGTGCCGGGCTCGAACTGAACGCCTCCGGGGTGGCGACGAACGCAATCCAGGAGGCTCCGATGGAAGAGATCTACCACCCCGCACCCGACGTGCACGTGCTGCCGACGACCCTGCCGATTGGTCCTGCGGAGGTGCTGACAGTGAACGCCTTCGTGCTGGCCGCACAGGAACCGGTGCTGGTCGACACCGGTCTCGGTCAGTCCGGCGACGAACTCCTCGATGCGGTCGACGCCGTTGTCGGCCTGGCCAACCTGAAGTGGCTGTGGCTGACACACGACGACGCCGACCACACGGGCGCCGTCCAACGTGTCCTGGCAGCGGCACCCCAGGCCCGGTTGGTCACCCACGCCTTCTCGGCGATCCGGATGTCGACGTGGTGGCCGGTCCCGCTCGATCGCGTCCATGCGATCCGTCCGGGCGATCGGCTGTGGGTGGGAGACCGCACCCTGCGCGCCGTCGCGCCGCCGCTGTACGACAACCCGATGTCCGTGGGCCTGCTCGACGAGTCCACCGGCAGCCTGTTCAGCGTCGACTCATTCGGTGCAATACTGCCCGCTCCGACGCAGGACGCCGCCGAGGTGCCCCAGGACGCGCTGGCCGGGGGGATGCTGGCCTGGTCGGTGATGGACTCGCCGTGGTCCTCGATGCTGGACCGCGAAAAGTTCGCGGAGGTGCTCGACGACGTCCGTCGGCTGGAACCGAGCCGGATCTTCTCCTCGCACCTGCCGGCCGCGAGCGGGACCTCGCTCGAGCGGTTCCTCGACGTGCTGGCGAGCGCTCCGTTCGCCACGCCCGTCCCGGCCCCGAGCCACACCGAGTTCACCGCGATGATCGAGGGCATGCAGGCGAAACTCGAGGCGGCCGCGCCCGCCGGCTGACGGCAGCACCGAACACAGGTGGCCGAAGTCTCCGTTACGGGCTCAGCGAAGTTGGTGGGGTCGGGCTGGCACAGCGCTCCACTTGGCCGTACGGAGACTCGGCCGTCTCGGCCGGCCCCACGGCTGGGTCAGCCCGGCTTGACCGCCAGCGTCGCAAAATAGTGCGACATGTATTGAGCGGATGCGTTGGATTGGTGCGGCGCTTCCGCGAAGCCGGTGAGGACGAACCCGGCGGCGAGTTGCCCGCCGATCTGGTCGGTGAGGGTGTGGCTGTATTCAAGAGCGGCATCCGCGCCGAACTTCGTGGCGCGTTCCTCGGCGGAGTACTGCGTGACATCGCTGTAGGGCAGCTTGTGCACGACGATCAGCTCGCCGCGCTCGTCGAGCGCCTCGTGGTCGAACAAGTACACATCAGGGTTGAGGAAGCCCACGAGCAGAGTTCCGCCCGGTCGCAGGACGCGGAAGCACTCACGCCACACCGGTGCCAAGTCTGGTACGAAGAGGTTGGAGACCGGATGGAATACGACGTCGAATGTTGCGTCGCCGAAGGCGCTGAGGTCGCGCATGTCGCCTAGGACGGTGCGCAGCTCGAGCCCGTCGCGCGCCGCCACCATCTGGTCCTGGCCGAGCTGGCGGGGTGAGTTGTCGAATACGGTGACCCGCGCCCCTGCGGCGGCGAGGATCGGACCCTGCTGGCCACCGCCGGAGGCCAGGCACAACACGTCCTTGCCGGTCAGGTCCGTCGGCAGCCAGGAGCGGTCGACTGGCTCACGCCCGATGAGAACAATCGACCAGTCGCCCATGCGGGCGCGCTCGACATCCTCGGAACTCACCGGCGTCGACCACTCGTTGCCCTCTTGGACATACTTGTCCCAGGCTGCCCGATTGTGGGCAACGGGGTCGACAACACTGTCCTGCACGTTCAACTCCCTGCTACAGCCGAGCGAACACCTGCGGTACTGACAGTTCGGTGCCGCTAGCTAACACGATTGCAGGGTGCGGGCTCAACGAAATTGGCGGGCATCGAGGTGTCCACGGGCTCGACGGGTGGTCGCGCAGCGGGTGCGTAAGCGCTGGTTGCCGGGGTTGCGGAAGCCGTAGGCGTCGCGGGCGATGGTCTTGATGACCCGGTTGGTGCCTTCGGAGCCGGCGTTGGTGATCCCGGTGTGCAGGAACGCAAGGATCTCTGGCCACCATGTCTCGACGGTTGTGGCTAGGCGCTGCAGTTCGGGAAGGTCGGCGTTGGCGCATCGGCGGTAGAACCGCCGGCAAAGCCGCACCATTAGGCGCGCGGCCGCCGTTCACGGAAGACCACTTGCGTCGTGGCTGGATTGAGGTTGGTAGCCGGGCCCCGCTCGCCGGCGGCGCACCGATGCAAGCAGGACGATCCACGCCCCCGCCCAGAGCCAGCCGACGAGAAGGTCGGACGGGTAGTGCCGGCCGAGCACCAGTTGGGACAGCCCAACGACGGCCACGAGTGCGGCCGCACCGAAGGCAGCGACCCGGCCGTGCAGAATCATCACCAGTCCGCCGACGAGGGCTAGCGTGTTCGCGGCGTGACCGCTCGGGAAGCTGTACTCCGAGACCGACGCCGGCAGCGGCCAGAGGTCGGGACGCGACCGCCCGACGACCTCCTTGAGCAGTGGGTTCACCGCCCAGACAACGGCGACCCCCGCAACGAAGTACGAGGCGTCCGCCGGCCGGTGCGTGGCGAGCAATCCGATCAGTACGCCGACCGCGACGACGGCGAGCGGGACCAGCTCGGTCAGGTCGCTGACGACCAGCGCGGCTCGATCGAAGGTTCCGCCCGTGTCGTGGATCCAAACCAGAGCACGCCGCTCGCCAGGCAGCGGACCCGCGAGCATGACCCAGCTGCCGAGCGCCAGCACTCCGAGCGCGAGCGCGCCACTCGTCAGTGCGAGGCTCAGACCATCCCAGCGCCGCATCTCACGGACGCGTCAGACGCCGATTCGATGCCAAGGGCCCCAGATGGCGAAGGTCAGGCCGTTGCTGGCCTGGATATTGACGAACAGGGTGTGCCCGTCCGGACTGAACGTCGAGCCGGCGAACTCGTCGGCGGACCGGTCCGCGCCGGTACTGCTGGTGAGCCGGTTCAGGGCGATGTCCCAGAGCTGACCGCCACGGGACAGCCCGCGAAGGTAGTTGTCCTCGGTGTTGTCCTCGCAGAGCACCAGAGTCCCCCGCCGGCTGGTCGTCACGTTGTCCGGGAAGTCCAGCGTCGCCCGGTCCGGCGACTGGTAGATCAGCTGCAGCTTTCGCGCCCGGGTGTGGTACGCCCAGATCTGGCCGAAGCCGTTCCCGTAACCGCCGACCGAGTCAGGGCCGGTTTCCGCCGGACCGCCACCTTGGGTCGAGCAGAAGTACACGACGTTGTTGTCGTAGACCTGGCCCTCGAGCCGGGAGAAGTACGCCGCACCCTGCGCCCGTCCCTGATCACCGACGTACACCAGCGCCTGGTCGTTGGTCGTCGGTGCAGGCTGGCCCGGGGTGTACGGGAACTGCGGCGCCGGGTCGTCGATGTCGACCCACGTCACGTCGTACGTCGCTCGCTGTGGCTGCTCGGCGGCCAGGTTCAGGTTCGGACGACCCCGTACGGCGAGCATCTGCAGCCGACCATCGTTGTCGAGCCCGCCGGACTCCATCGGGTTCGTGGCCGGGAGGTAGCGGTAGAACCCGGAGGGAAACGCGAAGTTGTCCTCGGTCAGGTACAGGATCCCGTCGGCCGGGTCGAAAGCAACGGCCTCGTGCGCGAAGCGGCCGGCCCGGGTGATCGGTTGCCGGTCGGACTGGCCGCCGGCCGGGACCTCGAAGATGAACCCGTGCGGCTTGGTCAGCGTCACGTTCGGCCTACCGGTGAAGTCGGGCCCGACGTCCGGGCCGTTCACCGTTTCCTCGCAGGTGATCCAGCTGCCCCACGGCATGATCCCGCCGCTGCAGTTCATCATCGTGCCGTTCAGGCTGGTGTAAGCGTCGACGACCTCGCCGACCGGGCTCACCTCGACCGTCGTCGTCCCGCCCTGCGCGCGGGAGTCGTACGGCGCACCTGGGCCGAACGGGGTGCCCGGGTTGTTCAGCTCGTGGTTGCGGACCAGGAGAACGTTGCCGTTCGGCAGCGCGAACGCTCCCATGCCGTCGTGCCGCCCGGGCAGCCGGGTGCCGTCCCGCAGGACCACCGGGAACTCCGTGTCGTGGAACGACCGGTAGGAGAACCCCTCCGGCAGGTGCAGCCTGACCTTGCCGTCGCGCAGGTCCGGGATCGCGCGTAGCTCCCGGGACGGCGCGTTGCCCTTCGGACCAGCCATCGCCTCCCGGGCCACGAACCCCTGGAACGGCCCACCGGCCAGGATTCCGCCCGCGACCGCCATGCTGCCCGCGAGGAACGTCCGACGTTCGATGCTCATCTGTCCATCCCCTTCCGCTCCACACCCCTGCTTACCGAAGCTAGCGCCCAGCGAACCTGGCGGACAGTCTTCGGGCGGGCTGCGTCAGTCGCGGGCTGCGGCAGTACGGCGGTCCAGGCGGCGGGCTAGGGACATCAGGCAGCGCCGGCCAGGCGCCCCGACGTACCGGCCGTTGTCCGGGCCGTAGGCGTCCACGACTATGCCGTGCACCAGGTACGTCGCGAAGAGCGACGTGAGCTGTGGGCGTTACAGCTGATCGGCGGTACGGGCGGAGTACGGGCAGTGGCGTGACGGGTGTGGTCACCAGAATCGGCCCCCGCCGGTCTGGTCGACCCTTCCTGGAGGTCTTTCCCTGATGCGCAAGTCAATCGTGGCCGCGCTCCGCCCCAGTAGGACGAGTGCTCGGGAGATATCAGTGCGGCGACTCATGCGGTACCTCGTTGTCTTGGCCGTGCTGGCCACAGGACTGCACGCGACGTCGACCATCCAGCCCTCGGTGGCCGTGGCGGCCCCTAACTCCACCGCGGCGCCCACGGCGGCGGCTGCTGCCGCTCCTGGTGCCGGTGGCGGGTTGTACGTCCCGCTGGCAACCACTCAGCGGCTCTACGACTCCGGGACGACACTGGTCCAGGCTCAGGAGACAAAAACAGCCACCTTCACGGGCCTCGGCGGGATCCCGGCCACCGGAGTAACGGCAATCGCCGCGACGGTCCAGGTCCTCAGCCCGACCGCGTCCGGCTCACTGCCCGCGTGGCCGGCCGGCGAGACCCGGCCGGCGGTGTCGGGGCTGCTGTTCGCGGCGAACATGAAGTACATGTCCGGCTCGGCGGTGATCCGGCTGAACGCGTCAGGTCAGGCGAGCT
Encoded here:
- a CDS encoding aldo/keto reductase, whose amino-acid sequence is MSRYEPSAHRHAGAPRPTRTRAVVAEGKVRHVGICEASAATIRRAHAVHPLAAVQSEYSLFARDPETNGVLDTCRELGIGFVPYSPLGRGFLSGEITSVDDLARDDVRLTLPWFSPANIAHNVRVVQTLRRLAEAKGASTSQLALAWVIAQDTSTPRAPTASQPAPATHSPKASPPPVDSGDLSGCQCSRLRASPGLHPAGR
- a CDS encoding class I SAM-dependent methyltransferase encodes the protein MQDSVVDPVAHNRAAWDKYVQEGNEWSTPVSSEDVERARMGDWSIVLIGREPVDRSWLPTDLTGKDVLCLASGGGQQGPILAAAGARVTVFDNSPRQLGQDQMVAARDGLELRTVLGDMRDLSAFGDATFDVVFHPVSNLFVPDLAPVWRECFRVLRPGGTLLVGFLNPDVYLFDHEALDERGELIVVHKLPYSDVTQYSAEERATKFGADAALEYSHTLTDQIGGQLAAGFVLTGFAEAPHQSNASAQYMSHYFATLAVKPG
- a CDS encoding transposase, whose product is MVRLCRRFYRRCANADLPELQRLATTVETWWPEILAFLHTGITNAGSEGTNRVIKTIARDAYGFRNPGNQRLRTRCATTRRARGHLDARQFR
- a CDS encoding NUDIX domain-containing protein, with protein sequence MVAKIPISVAVLVRDGLVLLVHRHPSRRWYPDCWDLVGGHVESGELPHQAVSRECLEELGVHVHDPVPIPMTVSDPTLDMHAFLVTRWDGEPVNAAPEEHDDLRWVRPSDLADLTMAHPASLSSLLSAVQVAAD
- a CDS encoding GNAT family N-acetyltransferase, which encodes MATESSYTIAPLSPETWPAFDALVQRHNGIFGGCWCIWFHPDGPERGQGAEANRALKKAYVEQGKAHAALVMDGDEAIAWAEYGTPAELPTLHHRKGYDATKTADPDYRITCVFVDKRHRRRGVTELAITGALDLIAQAGGGRVESYPHDLTDQIKKMSSSFLYNGTRRLYERLGFTYDRPKGLKNCVMVKTVDPA
- a CDS encoding PhoX family protein, whose product is MSIERRTFLAGSMAVAGGILAGGPFQGFVAREAMAGPKGNAPSRELRAIPDLRDGKVRLHLPEGFSYRSFHDTEFPVVLRDGTRLPGRHDGMGAFALPNGNVLLVRNHELNNPGTPFGPGAPYDSRAQGGTTTVEVSPVGEVVDAYTSLNGTMMNCSGGIMPWGSWITCEETVNGPDVGPDFTGRPNVTLTKPHGFIFEVPAGGQSDRQPITRAGRFAHEAVAFDPADGILYLTEDNFAFPSGFYRYLPATNPMESGGLDNDGRLQMLAVRGRPNLNLAAEQPQRATYDVTWVDIDDPAPQFPYTPGQPAPTTNDQALVYVGDQGRAQGAAYFSRLEGQVYDNNVVYFCSTQGGGPAETGPDSVGGYGNGFGQIWAYHTRARKLQLIYQSPDRATLDFPDNVTTSRRGTLVLCEDNTEDNYLRGLSRGGQLWDIALNRLTSSTGADRSADEFAGSTFSPDGHTLFVNIQASNGLTFAIWGPWHRIGV
- a CDS encoding redoxin domain-containing protein → MRHEDLAETDCGIAQALGVVGDWQTLLVVRETAAGVTRFDALQRELGISRRALAEKLARLVEQGILQRRAYSDRPPRYDYVLTSMGEGLLPVLLALQDFGTRYVMGDGSASAAPASLEVQRLERLVGTRLPSLELVGHDGGPVVLPGDRPTVLFFFPAAWPPHANGYPPGWGDIPGARGCTLECLSFAKAHDEFVAAGAQVIGVSSQRPDQQAAFAAHAKLPYLLASDQDGRAATALRLPVFRASGGEWLKRVTILIDHDGVVRHVQAPITDPQGAVQEMLAVVSTGSR
- a CDS encoding MFS transporter, with amino-acid sequence MRRDAGAFWNYWGASTLSSTGTAVTAVALPLTAVTVLDATPFQLGLVAAASYLAWALIGLPAGVITQRLPLRRTQIACDLVRALAIASVPVVWWLGYLSIGQLVATALVINFAEVLFFAASSTFMVSVVPKDELNARNSLMSGTHAVTQLGGPSLGGLLVQLMGAVPALFVDAVSYVASAVLLRRLPERNPVDSGEARTSMRAMIADGWRFVSRHPVMAPATWWACVVNFVCGAQLALFAVYLVRNLEAPPGVVGLLLATEGVGALVFASLTPWLVRRIGSARVLLAEGVLGAVAATIIPWGHGLTGWILFAVGNCLFAGSVVPGSVVTRTYRQVASPPELLSRVMATVRFVSWGLIPAGGLAAGGLAEVIGVRTTLLLTAPLMLLGPLLVWASPIRHLRNLEDYETEPAASGHTVAQGN
- a CDS encoding MBL fold metallo-hydrolase, translating into MEEIYHPAPDVHVLPTTLPIGPAEVLTVNAFVLAAQEPVLVDTGLGQSGDELLDAVDAVVGLANLKWLWLTHDDADHTGAVQRVLAAAPQARLVTHAFSAIRMSTWWPVPLDRVHAIRPGDRLWVGDRTLRAVAPPLYDNPMSVGLLDESTGSLFSVDSFGAILPAPTQDAAEVPQDALAGGMLAWSVMDSPWSSMLDREKFAEVLDDVRRLEPSRIFSSHLPAASGTSLERFLDVLASAPFATPVPAPSHTEFTAMIEGMQAKLEAAAPAG
- a CDS encoding CbrC family protein, coding for MVARRTALTEGPAPSHADREAGGPSDTCERCGQARGLMYSGPIYAVDEIEVICPWCIADGGAAREFDADFTTVDGAPPDVPMAVLDEVLHRTPGFAGWQQERWLFHCSDAAEYLGRVGYGDVANVRSVLQALAADGWDSEILQYMRADGDLTGYLFRCRHCGTKLAYADAS
- a CDS encoding phosphatase PAP2 family protein, which gives rise to MRRWDGLSLALTSGALALGVLALGSWVMLAGPLPGERRALVWIHDTGGTFDRAALVVSDLTELVPLAVVAVGVLIGLLATHRPADASYFVAGVAVVWAVNPLLKEVVGRSRPDLWPLPASVSEYSFPSGHAANTLALVGGLVMILHGRVAAFGAAALVAVVGLSQLVLGRHYPSDLLVGWLWAGAWIVLLASVRRRRAGPGYQPQSSHDASGLP